ACCTCGCCGCCCTCCGCGCCCTGCGCGGCAACCCCACCGCGGCGGCCCTGCTGGATCGCTGCGCGGTCACCACCCTCACCCCCGCCGAACTCCCCGTCGCCGCCGTTCCCGGCTCCCGCACCCGCCTCCTGGCCATCCCTGGAGGCCGCTGCGCCCCGGCGGCCGCGTCCGCCGGCGGCGGCCCGGAGAAGCAGCCCGAGAAGAAGCCCACCCGCAAGCCACCGGCCCCGGCCCCCAAGCCCGCCCCGGCGCCCGCGCCCGGCCCGGACACCCCGAAGCCCTCCCGCCCGATCCCCACCCCGGGCGAGGTCTTCCCGCGCCGCAAGCCGGCCCCGCCACCCCCCGCGAACCCCCAGCACCTCGCCGCCGGCTGACGTGGCTACCCTGGATCCATGGACTACGTCTCCGCGCTCCTGCCCCCGGCCGTCATGGCCGTCTTCTTCGTCGGCGTGATCCGGGTGATCGTGAAGACACAGGGTGGCGCCAACAAGGCCAAGGAGGACGCGGCCGTGGACGCCGCCCTCGCGCGCGTGGAGGGCGCCCGCCAGACCGCCGCGACCTCCCCGAAGGCCGAGGCCTGACCCCACCCCCTCCGAGGGCGTACGACTCGGCGGACCCGCACCCCGCGGCGCCCGCACTCACGAGCCGTACGCCCTTTTTGTTCCCGTTCGCCGGTCACGCGCACGTCCGCCACGCCATTACCGGGATCTCCCACTATTGTTCTGAGCTGTGCCTCGCCCATTGGGAGAACTCGAAGACGCGGTCATGTCGCGGGTGTGGAAGTGGAACCGCCCGGTGACCGTTCGAGAAGTCCTGGAAGATCTTCAGAAGGAGCGGTCCATCGCGTACACCACCGTGATGACCGTTTTGGACAATCTCCATCAGAAGGGCTGGGTGCGCCGCGAGGCGGAAGGCCGTGCCTATCGATATGAGGCGGTCTCCACCCGCGCCGCCTACGCGGCCGCCCTGATGAACGACGCCTGGTCGCAGAGCGACAACCCCGCCGCCGCTCTCGTCGCCTTCTTCGGCATG
The Streptomyces tuirus genome window above contains:
- a CDS encoding BlaI/MecI/CopY family transcriptional regulator; this encodes MPRPLGELEDAVMSRVWKWNRPVTVREVLEDLQKERSIAYTTVMTVLDNLHQKGWVRREAEGRAYRYEAVSTRAAYAAALMNDAWSQSDNPAAALVAFFGMMSEEQRRSLNDAVRIVQGPETQEPTEPSESAEPAERAEPGEQTEENPASARDHGGR